TCGTCCTTATTTTCATGGAACAAAATTTCACCTTCATGAATAAAAACAATCGTATCCGCAATTTTTTCTAAGTCACTCGTAATATGGGAAGATATTAAAATCGTGCGGTCTTCTTGCTCCATAAACGTTTGTAGCAGCTCCAATACCTCATCACGCGCAATCGGGTCCAGCCCACTTGTTGGTTCATCCATTAATAAAACTTTTGGCTCGTGCGATAGCGCTGTAATAATACCGAGCTTTGCTTTCATTCCTTTTGACATACTTTTAATCGTGTCATACGAACGAACATCAAAGCGCTCGAGTAAGTCAAAAAAGTAAGTGCTGTTCCATTTTGGGTAGAGTTCACGGTATAACTTGTCAATATCCCTTGGTGTTAACTGCTGGGGGATATGAATTTCATCGAACACCACACCGATTTGCGCTTTCGTCTCTAAATCATTTTCTGCGACATTTTTTCCTAGAATAAAAATGTCTCCTTCATCTGGTTTCAGTAAATTCAACAAGAGCTTTAATGTAGTGGATTTTCCGGCACCATTTTGGCCGATAAAGCCTGCAATTGTGCCAGCCTCTACTGAAAATGACAAATTGTTAAGCTGGAATTTTTTGATTCGTTTCGATACGTTGTTTACTTCAATGACCTTCATCGCTCTTCCTCCAATAGTAAGTCTAGTAGCTCATGTAACTCTTCTTTTTTGACATTCGCCAACTTCGCAACGGACACGGCCTTTGTTAAATGTATTTCGACTTGGCGAATTAATTCCTCGCGTAAAAAATCTTGATTGCGCCCTGCGACATAGCTGCCTTTACCGGCGATCGTTTCGATAAAGCCGTCGCGTTCTAAATCAGCGTAAGCCCGTTTTGTTG
The sequence above is a segment of the Solibacillus sp. FSL H8-0523 genome. Coding sequences within it:
- a CDS encoding ABC transporter ATP-binding protein — its product is MKVIEVNNVSKRIKKFQLNNLSFSVEAGTIAGFIGQNGAGKSTTLKLLLNLLKPDEGDIFILGKNVAENDLETKAQIGVVFDEIHIPQQLTPRDIDKLYRELYPKWNSTYFFDLLERFDVRSYDTIKSMSKGMKAKLGIITALSHEPKVLLMDEPTSGLDPIARDEVLELLQTFMEQEDRTILISSHITSDLEKIADTIVFIHEGEILFHENKDDLQYGYGIWKGTPEEARMIPNHSIISKRDYVFGVEYLVKREFVNPTIELTKPTIDELMLFFVRGRKG
- a CDS encoding GntR family transcriptional regulator, yielding MIIQLSNNSAKPIYEQITDQLKQAILSGVLMTGDALPSIRALAKELKISVMTTKRAYADLERDGFIETIAGKGSYVAGRNQDFLREELIRQVEIHLTKAVSVAKLANVKKEELHELLDLLLEEER